The Kitasatospora viridis DNA window CAGACTCCCTGCCTGCCGGTCGTCGAGCACTGACGACCGGCCAAGCCCGAGGGCCGTCGAAGGCCGACGCCCGGGCCCGCAGTGGAGAGGAAGACCCGAATGACCACCGGAACCGCCACCCGCCTCGGCCGGCTCGCCAAAGCGGCGGCCGCCGTGCTGACCGGGGCGTGCCTGGCGCTGTCCGCCACCGCCGCCCAGGCCGCCACCTGCCCGGCGACCTCCAGCATCTGGGACGACGCGACGCTGGCCAACGACGGCTCGCACATCGACAACCAGGGCCAGTACGGCGTCGCCCGGCTGATCATGCAGACGGACGGCAACCTGGTCACCTACTACGCGCCCGGCGGCGACTTCACCCGGGAGTACGCGACCTGGGCGTCCGGCACGGTCGGCTGCGGGACCAAGGCGGTCATGCGCAGCGACGGCGACCTGGTGGTGCTGAACGCGAGCGGCGGCCTGTGCTGGGAGAGCGGCACCGCCGGGCACCCGCACGCCCGCCTGACCGTCTGGCGCAACGGCGACGTGCTGATCACCGACACCTGCGACATGACGCTCTGGCAGCGCCAGCCCGGCGTGAGCTACGTCAGCGGCCAGTCGTTCGGCGCACTCGCGACCCCGGACTCCACCGAGAGCCCGTACATCGTGCTGCCCCCGCCGACCGGCTGCTGACCCACCCGCACTCCCGGGGGGAGACCTCATGACGGTACTCGCGGCCCCACCCGTGGGCCCCGCCACCGCCGCGCCGCCGGTCCACCCGGCGGCGCCCGCGACCGCCGCCGGACTCAGCTTCCAGCTGCTCGGACCGCTCGCGGCCTGGCACGACGGGCAGTGCCTGGCCCTGGGCCGCAAGCAGCAGCAGGCCTTCCTCGCCATGCTGCTGGCCAACCGCGGCCGTTCCCTGACGGCCGCCCAGCTCGCCGACGGGATCTTCGAGGAGGGCGACCCGCCCGGCAAGCCGAAGACCCTGCTGGCCACCCACGCCTACCGGCTGCGCGCCGAGCTGAAGCAGTACTCGGCCGCGCACCTGCTGGTCACGGCCGGCGGCGGCTACCGCCTCGACGTCCCGCCGCAGGCCGTGGACCAGGTGGAGTTCGACCGGCTCACCGCGACCGCCGACCAGGCGCGCGCGGCCGGCGAACCGGCCCGGGCCCGGGAGCTGCTGGACCGGGCGCTCGCGCTGCACCGGGGCGAGCCGCTGGCCGGCCTGCCCGGCCCGCACGCCGCCGACCTGCGCCGGCACCTGGTGGAACGGCGGCTCGACGCGCTGGAGGCCAAGCTCGCCATCGACGTCGAACTCGGCGACAACCCGCACTGCCTGGTCGAGCTCGACCAGGCGGTGTTCGCCAACCCCTACCGGGAGCGGTTCCGCTCGCTGCTGATGCTGGAGTACCAGCTGACCGGCCAGCCGGCCATGGCCGGCGCGGTGCACGCCGACGCCCGGGCCTTCTACCGCGCCGAGGGCCTGAGCTGCACCGGGCTGGACGAGCTGGCGGCCCGGATCCGCCGGGCGGACCCGTCACTCGCCCGGGCCGGCGGGCCGGGCGCCGACCGGCCCGCGCCGGCCCCGGTGCCGCGTCAGCTGCCGCCCGCCGCCGCCGACTTCACCGGCCGCGACACCACGGTGGCGCAGCTGGTCGACCGGCTCTCCCGGCCCGACCCGGGAACCGTGGTGATCTCCGCGGTCAACGGGATCGGCGGCGTCGGCAAGACCGCGCTCGCGGTGCACGCCGCCCACCGGCTGCGCGACGGCTTCCCCGACGGACAACTGCACGTCGACCTGCGCGGGGCCGAGCCCGAGCCGCTCGACCCGGTCCGGGTGCTCGGCGACTTCCTGACCGCACTCGGTGTCGAGGAGCGGGCCGTCCCGCAGGACCCGGTGGAGCGCGCCGCGCTCTACCGCACCACGGTGACGGGCCGTCGGCTGCTGATCCTGCTGGACAACGCGGCGACGGCCGAGCAGGTGCGGCCGCTGCTGCCGGGCGCCGAGACCTGCGCCGTGCTGGTCACCAGCCGGGCCTGGCTGACCGGCCTGCCCGCCGCCGACCACCTGCACCTCGAACCGCTCGACCCCGCCTCGGCCGTGGAACTGCTCGGCCGGATCGTCGGCCGGCGGCGGGTCGAGGCCGAACCCGAGGCGGCCGCCGCCCTGGTCGCCGCCTGCGGCCTGCTGCCGCTCGCGGTGCGGATCGCCGCCTCCCGGCTGGCTGCGGACCCCGGGCTGCCGCTGGCCGAGCTGGCGGCCCGGCTGGCCGACCGGCAGCGCGCGATGACCGAGCTGGTCTGGGCGGACAGCGCGGTGGCGGCGGTCTTCGCGCTCTCCTACGCCCAGCTCGGCAGCGCCCAGGCACGCGCGTTCCGGCTGCTCGCGCTGCCCGACACCGCCGACCTCGACCTGTCGGCGGCGGCCGCGCTGCTCGGCTGCGCGCCGGCCCGGGCCCGGGAACTGCTGGAGGGCCTGGCCGACCTCAACCTGCTGGAGTCCCGGGCGGCCGACCGCTACGGCTTCCACGACCTGCTCAGGGAGTTCGCCCGGGACCGCGGCCGCCGGGAGGACGACGCCGCGGCGGTCGGCGCGGCGTTCGCCCGGCTGCTCGACTTCTGCCTGGCCACCGCCCGCAACGCGGAGGAGCGCGCGCACTCGGTGGACCGC harbors:
- a CDS encoding AfsR/SARP family transcriptional regulator, which encodes MTVLAAPPVGPATAAPPVHPAAPATAAGLSFQLLGPLAAWHDGQCLALGRKQQQAFLAMLLANRGRSLTAAQLADGIFEEGDPPGKPKTLLATHAYRLRAELKQYSAAHLLVTAGGGYRLDVPPQAVDQVEFDRLTATADQARAAGEPARARELLDRALALHRGEPLAGLPGPHAADLRRHLVERRLDALEAKLAIDVELGDNPHCLVELDQAVFANPYRERFRSLLMLEYQLTGQPAMAGAVHADARAFYRAEGLSCTGLDELAARIRRADPSLARAGGPGADRPAPAPVPRQLPPAAADFTGRDTTVAQLVDRLSRPDPGTVVISAVNGIGGVGKTALAVHAAHRLRDGFPDGQLHVDLRGAEPEPLDPVRVLGDFLTALGVEERAVPQDPVERAALYRTTVTGRRLLILLDNAATAEQVRPLLPGAETCAVLVTSRAWLTGLPAADHLHLEPLDPASAVELLGRIVGRRRVEAEPEAAAALVAACGLLPLAVRIAASRLAADPGLPLAELAARLADRQRAMTELVWADSAVAAVFALSYAQLGSAQARAFRLLALPDTADLDLSAAAALLGCAPARARELLEGLADLNLLESRAADRYGFHDLLREFARDRGRREDDAAAVGAAFARLLDFCLATARNAEERAHSVDRDRRSLITVGTTSPGRDFETVEAASAWMRAQTGLHRAVVRRACQDAGLPLAQAADLVDKMGSILFGRGYLTTVAELAGQVAEVAPARADRPAEALARSVRGSMLWHANDWAGAGAELARCLPLCDGAQLRLRANVLQLLGANARALSRFEEAIEPLEEAVGLFHRLRDETAEGLALGELAFNYAQCGRTGPAGEAAARCVELTGRQISSISSAVGQYYLARVRYLCGDLGPAERAAEQVLERFRSFGMTGFEVATRSLIAHVQLAAGQPTACVRTTEAALPRARQMGGVLEGGLLRVLGRALGRIGHADRARTCLAGALELFRGLEMAADVREVEELLRDPALLGG